CGATCACGCGCTCCTCGTCGGCGAGCTCGATCGCCCGCTTCTGGTCGATGTTGAGCACTTCGCGGGTCCTGGAGGAAGCGATGCGCTCGCTTTCCAGCGCCAGCTCGACATCGATCCGCTGCCGCTCGATGGCGTCGCGGCGCTTCAGCTCGGCGGCCTCGATGGCCTCGGTGCGCGCGATCTCGAGCCCGCGGGTCTCGCGCTCGGCGCGGATGCGCTGCGCCGCGACCGATTTCTCCTGCGAGATCCGTGCCGCCTCGATCGCTTCGCGCGAGGCGATGTCGGCTTCCTCGATCGCACGGGTGCGTGCGATCTCGAGCGAGCGGACATGTTCCTCCTGCGCGATCCGCGACGCCTCGGTGGCGTCGCGGGCGGTGATCCCGGCGATTTCGATCGCCTGGTTGCGCTCGATCTCGAGCTTGCGTGTGGTGTGATCGGCAGCGATGCGTTCGGCGGCCAGCGTCTTCTCTCTGATGATCCGGGCGGCCTCGACCGTCTTCTGGGCCTCGATCTCGGCTTCCTGGATGATGCGGACCTGCTGGATCTCCAGTGCGCGGGTGCGCTCGTCGGAGGAGATGCGCTCGACATTGACAGTCATGGTCTGGGCAATGCGCGCCTTCTCGGTGGCCTCGCGGGCCGCGATCTCGGCTTCCTCGACCGCGCGGGTGCGCTCGATCTCGCGGCGGCGGGTCTCTTCCTCATTGGCGATGCGGGCGTCGGTGACGACGCGGTCCTGCTGGATGCGGGCCTTCTCGATCGCCTCGCGGGCTGCGATCTCGGCCTCCTCGACGGTGCGCATCCGCTCGATCTCGCGCTGGCGCACCTCACGCTCCGAAGCGATACGCGTGGTGTCGACCGAGCGCTGGTTGGCGATCCTGGCCTTCTCGATCTCCTCGCGCGCCAGCAGTTCCCGCTCTTCGACCGCGCGGGTACGTTCGATCTCCCGATGCCGCGTCTCGCGCTCGGAGGCAATCCGGGCTTCGGTGATCGCCTGCTCATTAGCGATGCGGGCCTTTTCGATGGCTTCGCGCGCGGTGATCTGGGCCTGCTCGGCCTCGGTCTCGCGCAAAGCGCGCTCGCGGGCGACTTCGGTGCGCTGCAGGGCGCGGCGCATCTCGATATCGCGTTCCTGCTCGAGGCGCGCGGTCTCGCTCTCGCGCTCGATCTCCAGCGCCTGCCGCTCTGCTTCGAGATTGCGGGAGCGGATCTTGATCATCGAGTCCTGCTCGATGTCGTTGCGCAGCTTGCGCTTGGCCTCGATGTCTTCCATCAGGCGGGTCAGGCCTTCGGCGTCGAAGCGGTTCGAGGGATTGAAGTATTCGAGGTCGGTCTGGTCGAGATCGGTGATCGCGACCGATTCGAGCTCGAGGCCGTTCTGCGCGAGCGCCTCGGCGGCATTGGCCTTGACGCGCGCGACATAATCGCCGCGCTGCTCATGCATCTGCTCCATCGTCATCTCCGAGGCGACCGAGCGGATCGCGGAGATGAACTTGCCGGACAGCAGGGTATGCAGCTGCTCCGACTCCATGGTGCGGCGGCCGAGCGTGGCCGCAGCGATCGAGACCGCCTCGCGGGTCGGCTGGACCCGGACGTAGAAATCGGCCTCGATGTCGACGCGCATGCGGTCGCGGGTGATCACGGCGTCTTGCCGGGAGCGAACGATCCCCATCGGCAGCACGTTCATGTTCACAGGCGTGTAGTCGTGGATGAACGGAAGCACGAAGGCGCCGCCGTTGATCACCACCCGTTCGCCGAGAAAGCCGGTGCGGACGAAGGAGACTTCCTTCGACGAGCGGTGATACAGCCAGTTCACGACGTAGACGATGATGACGATCGCGACGATTGCGACGATGAGCCAGAGGATCAATTCACCGACCAGCATCCCCGACATCTCTTCCTCCCTTGGTCACGGCGCGTTAGCGCGCGCCGATCGCCTTGAACTTGCGAACCTGATCCGTCAGTGCCCGCTCGACCGGCAGACGCTCCATCGAGGAAGCGCCGTAGAAGCCGTGGCAGTTGCGGGTCTGCTTCATGATGAAATCGGCATCTTCGGGGTCCGCGATCGGACCGCCATGCGCGAGCACGATGATGTTCGAATTGACGCTGAGCGCGGCCTCGGCCCAGGCCTCGATCCGGGCAGGGCAGTCGGCAAGCTTTGGCGCAGTCTGCGCGCCGATGGTGCCGCCCGTGGTCAGCCCCATATGGCAGACGATGATATCGGCGCCCGCGATCGCCATCGCGGTCGCCTCCTGCTCGCTGAACACATAGGGCGTGGTCAGCATGTTCTTGTCATGGGCCTTCGCGATCATGTCGATCTCGAGCGCGTAGGACATCCCGGTCTCTTCGAGATTGGCGCGGAAGGTGCCGTCGATCAGGCCGACGGTCGGGAAGTTCTGCACGCCGGCAAAGCCGAGCGCTTTCAACTGGTCGAGGAACACGTCCATGTCGCGGAACGGATCGGTGCCGTTGACGCCGGCGAGCACCGGCGTCTTGGCTACGACCGGCAGCACTTCGCCGGCCATCTCGACGACGATCGCATTGGCGTCGCCATAGGGCATCAGTCCGGCGAGCGAGCCGCGGCCGGCCATGCGGTAGCGGCCGGAATTGTAGATCACGATCAGGTCGACGCCGCCGGCCTCCTCGCATTTCGCCGACAGCCCGGTGCCGGCGCCGCCGCCGACGATCGGCTCGCCGCGTGCGATCATGGCGTGAAACTTCTTCAAGAGCGCCGCGCGTTCAAACCTGGGCATGGGTCACCTCGCCACTCTCCGCCGGCCACCGGCGCGTCCGAGCAATGGACGGAACGCGCTGACGATGGCGGCGGTGAACTCGGAATCGTTGATGTTGCGCTTGATGCGGATGATCTGCCGGTTGCCGGTCTGGCGCACGGTTTGCTCCAGTGCACGGAACAGCGCCGCGTCGGCATCGGGGTCCCAGAATGGCTGGCCGGGCGCATCGAGTGCGGAGACGCCGCCCTCGGCGAGGAAGAAACGCACCGGCCCATCCATCTGGTTGAGGCGCTCGCCGATCCAGCGGCCGATGCGCTCGTTCTCTTCCGGCGTGGTCCGCATCAGGGTGACCTGCGGATTGTGGACGTGGAATTTGCGTTGGCGGTAGCGTTCCGGAATCGTGTCGGGAGCGCCAAAGTTCACCATGTCCAGCGCGCCGACTGAGCCGACATAGGGCACGCGGCTGCGGATAACGGCGCCGAAGCGGTCATCGGTCGCCGGGAACACGCCGCCCATCAGGAGATCACAGACTTCAGTGGTGGTGAGGTCGATGATGCCGGCGAGCTGCCCGGACTCGACCAGCTTCTCCATCGAGCGGCCGCCGACGCCGGTGGCGTGGAACACGAGGCACTCGAAATCCTCGCGAAGGTCGGCCGCGATCTTCTGCACGGCCGGCGTGGTGACGCCGAACATGGTGATGCCGATGGCCGGAAGATGCGCGCCCGTATCGCGCGGCCTGTCGGTCTGTTCCGCGAGCCGCGCCTTGACCATGCCGACCAACGCATGCGCGCCGTTGCCGAGCACGGTGCGCGAGATCGAGTTGAGGCCCTGCACGTCGGTGACCGAATACATCATGGTGATGTCAGCCGGACCGACATAGGGCCCGACGTCGCCGGACGCGACCGAGGAGATGATCAGCTTGGGCACGCCGACCGGGAGCGCCCGCATGCCGGGCGCGACCAGCGATGCGCCGCCCGAACCGCCCGCGGAGATGATGCCGGCGACGTTACCCTGGCGGCGCAGCCATCGCTCGAACGCTTCCGCCATCGCGGTCACCGAGGCGCCGCGATCGGCGCCGAACACGCCGGAGCCGCCGCGGCCGTGGTTCAGCGCGATCTCCTGCGCGGTGACGTCGCAGCTCGCCGCCTTGCCGCTGGTCGAGACGTCGACCAGCCGGGTGCGCAAGCCGCTACCCGCAATGATATCGCGGATGAATCGCAGCTCCGCGCCCTTGGTGTCGAGCGTGCCGACCACCAGCACGACGGGAGGCCCCGATGTCCTCGAGGTCGCCGGTTCGCGCCGCGTGCGGGTCGTCTCCTCGAGACGCGTGACGGCGGCGGATTGCGTCCGCGCCGCGGCCTCGATGCGGGCGATCGGTACCGGTTGCGACCAGCGCGTCGGCAGCACGGGATTGGAGACGTAAATGCGAGCCGGGCCCTTGCGCTCCGGCTGCGGCGTGCCGGCGGCTTCGGCTTTCGCCGGCGCCGCCTCGACGTCGGTCTCGTCCGAGCCGTGGGTGCCGACACCCAGCAACCGTTGCTGCAACTCGCGGTCGGTCGCAAGGCGCGCGGAGTCGATGATGCGGTTGATGCGGCCGTTGACCATGATGGCGACGTTGCGCGACACCGCCGTTGCCACGCCGATATTCTGCTCGATGACCAGTACGGACATGTCGGCTTCGTCGCCGAGGCGCAGCAGCATGTCCTCGACTTGCGCGACAATCACGGGCGCAAGGCCCTCGGTCGGCTCGTCCATGATCAGCAGATGCGGATTGGTCAACAGGGCGCGC
This Bradyrhizobium sp. CCBAU 53421 DNA region includes the following protein-coding sequences:
- a CDS encoding ABC transporter permease; its protein translation is MNDRRAAPALEVKGLDVYYGHSHALQGVDLTLDSGVFSVVGRNGMGKTTLCKAIMGLVRASGGSIRIRGEEVTRLNPARIARLGVGYVPQGRRLWRSLTVDEHLALAGGLRRGAWTIERIYDTFPRLAERKNNGGNQLSGGEQQMLAISRALLTNPHLLIMDEPTEGLAPVIVAQVEDMLLRLGDEADMSVLVIEQNIGVATAVSRNVAIMVNGRINRIIDSARLATDRELQQRLLGVGTHGSDETDVEAAPAKAEAAGTPQPERKGPARIYVSNPVLPTRWSQPVPIARIEAAARTQSAAVTRLEETTRTRREPATSRTSGPPVVLVVGTLDTKGAELRFIRDIIAGSGLRTRLVDVSTSGKAASCDVTAQEIALNHGRGGSGVFGADRGASVTAMAEAFERWLRRQGNVAGIISAGGSGGASLVAPGMRALPVGVPKLIISSVASGDVGPYVGPADITMMYSVTDVQGLNSISRTVLGNGAHALVGMVKARLAEQTDRPRDTGAHLPAIGITMFGVTTPAVQKIAADLREDFECLVFHATGVGGRSMEKLVESGQLAGIIDLTTTEVCDLLMGGVFPATDDRFGAVIRSRVPYVGSVGALDMVNFGAPDTIPERYRQRKFHVHNPQVTLMRTTPEENERIGRWIGERLNQMDGPVRFFLAEGGVSALDAPGQPFWDPDADAALFRALEQTVRQTGNRQIIRIKRNINDSEFTAAIVSAFRPLLGRAGGRRRVAR
- a CDS encoding phosphoenolpyruvate hydrolase family protein, which gives rise to MPRFERAALLKKFHAMIARGEPIVGGGAGTGLSAKCEEAGGVDLIVIYNSGRYRMAGRGSLAGLMPYGDANAIVVEMAGEVLPVVAKTPVLAGVNGTDPFRDMDVFLDQLKALGFAGVQNFPTVGLIDGTFRANLEETGMSYALEIDMIAKAHDKNMLTTPYVFSEQEATAMAIAGADIIVCHMGLTTGGTIGAQTAPKLADCPARIEAWAEAALSVNSNIIVLAHGGPIADPEDADFIMKQTRNCHGFYGASSMERLPVERALTDQVRKFKAIGAR
- a CDS encoding flotillin family protein codes for the protein MSGMLVGELILWLIVAIVAIVIIVYVVNWLYHRSSKEVSFVRTGFLGERVVINGGAFVLPFIHDYTPVNMNVLPMGIVRSRQDAVITRDRMRVDIEADFYVRVQPTREAVSIAAATLGRRTMESEQLHTLLSGKFISAIRSVASEMTMEQMHEQRGDYVARVKANAAEALAQNGLELESVAITDLDQTDLEYFNPSNRFDAEGLTRLMEDIEAKRKLRNDIEQDSMIKIRSRNLEAERQALEIERESETARLEQERDIEMRRALQRTEVARERALRETEAEQAQITAREAIEKARIANEQAITEARIASERETRHREIERTRAVEERELLAREEIEKARIANQRSVDTTRIASEREVRQREIERMRTVEEAEIAAREAIEKARIQQDRVVTDARIANEEETRRREIERTRAVEEAEIAAREATEKARIAQTMTVNVERISSDERTRALEIQQVRIIQEAEIEAQKTVEAARIIREKTLAAERIAADHTTRKLEIERNQAIEIAGITARDATEASRIAQEEHVRSLEIARTRAIEEADIASREAIEAARISQEKSVAAQRIRAERETRGLEIARTEAIEAAELKRRDAIERQRIDVELALESERIASSRTREVLNIDQKRAIELADEERVIALAAKRSERIDADRQVKQAEIVARKEVDTTDVSREQALEAARIERRRAIEQLEVARNQSLQEAEIVAREEVERARIASDRGLDEARIGRERELRKLEVNREKDVETALMEKAIALHQKSLEESAARAAAEDARIRATEAAERVVTARESEIAKRRKTVEVLLAEKQAEETRIAAEAERVRAAVEAEAQRLLNEAENVLTDQARYSLFRRKLLDRIEGIVRESVKPMEKIEGIRILQVDGLNGNGHGGGNGRSATDEVIDSALRYRVQAPLIDSILSDIGVEGGSLAKMPGLIREARDMQGIKDSARKSGGDAKPAAPEGGGEPRPERTPRKKD